Genomic window (Vibrio coralliirubri):
CGCGAAGATGTACCATACAAAGTGGTTATCAACGAAGCTATCGAGCTTGCAAAAGTATTTGCAGCAGAAGACAGCCATAAGTTTGTTAACGGTGTGCTTGATAAAGCTGCACCGCACGTTCGTAAGAAATAAGACGTTCGTATATTGAATCTAAAGGTCAGCTTTTATGCTGGCCTTTTTTGTAACTAAATTTCTGTAATATTAATAATACCAATCGTAGTAAATAACTGGTCACCCTAGCTTGCTAAAACGCTCGATAACTGCGTTAGAATTTTTGATTGTAGAATAACTACTTATCGAAAAATTCTGCCTTGTTCTCAAGCCTTTTTCCTACGCTAATTTTGATCACTTACTTACTGTGATTGGTATAATTACGGTGATTTTTATGAGACTAAAGATAGGGCATGTGATGTCTGGCGAATTTAACCTGATTGAAAAATATTTTGTAAATCGACAACCACAACGTAAAGACGTTCTTCTAGCTGCTGGCGATGATTGTGCTTTGGTCAAAGCGCCGGGCAATGTTGAGATAGCGATCAGCACGGACACCTTAGTGGCTGGTACCCATTTCTTAGCGGAAGCGAATCCGGCTTGGGTGGCACACAAGGCGTTGGCTTCCAATATCAGTGACCTTGCTGCAATGGGCGCGACGCCTGCGTGGGTGTCATTTGCTTTAACCATGCCTGAAATCGATGAAGCATGGCTTGCTCCCTTCTGTGACTCCTTTTTTAAACTCGCAGACTACTTTGGTATTCAGTTAATTGGTGGTGACACCACCAAAGGCCCACTAAGCCTGACACTGACGGTACAGGGCTTTGTTCCTGAAGGACGAGCGCTGCGCAGAGATGGCGCGAAAGTGGGCGACTGGATTTACGTAACAGGTAACCTAGGTGACAGCAAAGCTGGCCTAGAGGTGTTACTTAACCCAGAGCAGAATAGAGCGAAGCCTTATGCTGCTGAGCTTGAAGAGAGACATTATGTGAGCGCTCCACGAGTGTTAGCGGGTCAGGCGCTTGTGAACCTTGCTTCATCGGCGATTGATATCTCTGATGGCGTTATTGCTGATTTAAAACATATCCTTAAGCGTTCTCAAGTTGGTGCGAGTATTGATGTAAGCACGCTGCCTATCTCTCCAGAGTTACGTCAGTTCGCTCCTGATATCACTTCAGCTCAGCAATATGCGCTGACCAGTGGTGAAGAGTACGAACTGTGCTTTACTGTACCAGAAGAGAATAAAGGGTCGTTGGAAAGTGCTTTGTCACACACTGGTACAAAAGTCACCTGCATTGGCCAGATAAGACCTGTAGAATATTTTGAATTACACAATAATGGTGAACCACTAAGCTGGAACTTAACTGGTTACGATCACTTTAAGGTTAATTGATGACAAACCCACTTTCTCTTATTTCTCTTAAAAACCCTTGGCATTTCTTAGCAACGGGTTTTGGCAGTGGCTTATCGCCTATTATTCCCGGCACAATGGGCACGCTCGCGTCTATTCCGTTGTACCTGTTGTTGGTTCAGTTACCGTTTCCTGCTTACGTTGCCGTGGTGGTGGTAAGTTGCATTATTGGTATTAAGATCTGCCAAGTAACGTCTGATGATATGGGCGTGCATGACCACGGTTCTATCGTTTGGGATGAGTTTGCGGGCTTTTGGATCACCATGAGCTTAGTGCCTATGCTGAATATCCCTGCCGATGACTGGAAATGGCTGCTGACTGGTTTTGTGCTTTTCCGCTTCTTTGACATGGTAAAACCATGGCCGATTGGTTGGCTAGATGCACGAATTCACGGCGGCTTGGGTATCATGATTGACGATATTGTAGCGGGTATTATGGCGGCTATTTCGTTGTATGCCGTGGCACATTTCGCTGGTTGGTTAGTGTGAGTTAACTGAAGGGCTAAGGTTTCGCAGTCGATACACCAAACTAACTAATTGATACTAAAAAGGTTGACCCTAGGGCCAACCTTTTTTGTTTTATTGCTTACGAGCTTACGAGCTTACGAGCTTACGAGCTTACGAGCTTACGAGCTTACGTATTAAGATTACTTAGCAAGGTAGTCAGAGACAGACTTCTCAATACCTTTCGCATCTAAGCCAAGCTCTTCGTGCAGTTCGCCTTGAGTACCTTGAGCAATGAACTTGTCTGGTAGGCCAAGGTTCAATACTGGCATCAGTAGTTTCTCTTGCATCAAGAACTCAATTACACCTGCGCCGGCACCACCTGCAATCGCATTCTCTTCGATAGTCACCAGAACATCGTGGTCAGCAGCAAGCTGTTTGATCAGAGCTTCATCGAGTGGTTTCACAAAGCGCATATCTGCAACTGTCGCATCGATGGCGTCAGCGGCTTGAAGTGCACTCTCAAGGAAAGTACCGAAACTTAGGATAGCGACTTTCGAGCCATCTTTTGCTTTTTCGCTTTCGCGAACGATACGACCTTTACCAATCTCAAGCGCGGTAAATTCACTTTGTATCTCAGTGCCCATACCATTACCGCGAGGGTAACGAACGGCACTTGGACCTGTGTGCTGGTGGCCGGTGTAAAGCATTTGGCGACATTCGTTTTCGTCGCTTGGCGCCATGATCACCATGTTTGGAATACAACGCATGAAGCTTAAGTCGAACGCACCTTGGTGTGTTTGACCATCGGCGCCGACAAGGCCTGCACGGTCGATAGCAAACATGACCGGTAAGTCCATGATAGCCACATCGTGGATCAGTTGATCGTAACCACGTTGTAGGAACGTCGAGTAGATAGCGACTATCGGCTTATCACCCGCAATCGCCATACCCGTTGCTAGCGTCACAGCATGCTGCTCAGCAATCGCTACGTCGAAGTATTGTTCTGGGTACTCTTTCGAGAAACGCACCATGCCAGAGCCTTCACGCATTGCAGGCGTGATCGCCATCAGCTTAGGATCTTGCGCGGCCATATCACACAGGAAATCGCCAAAAATCTTAGAGAAAGTTGGTTTAGAGCTGGTGCTCTTAGGCAGACTGGAGTGTGCTGGATCGAATTTCGGTACGCCGTGGTAACCGATTGGATCTTTCTCAGCTGGCTCGTAGCCTTTGCCTTTCTTAGTCATGATATGCAGGAACTGAGGGCCTTTAAGGTCTCTCATGTTCTTAAGCGTTTTAATCAGCTCATTGACATCGTGACCATCAATTGGGCCAATGTAGTTAAAGCCTAACTCTTCGAACATGGTGCCAGGGACAACCATGCCTTTTAGATGTTCTTCTGTACGACGAACCAGCTCTTTAATCGGCGGAACGCCTGATAGCACTTTCTTGCCGCCCTCACGAATTGACGTGTAAAGACTGCCAGAAAGAACTTGAGCTAGGTGGTTGTTTAGCGCACCTACGTTTTCAGAGATCGACATCTCGTTATCGTTCAGGATAACCAGCATGTCATTGTGAATATCGCCCGCGTGGTTCATGGCTTCAAATGCCATACCCGCAGTAATCGCGCCATCACCAATCACACTCACGACTTTACGGTTCTTGCCTTCTTTCTTCGCACTGATAGCCATACCAAGTGCAGCACTGATCGAAGTTGAAGAGTGACCAACAGAAAGAGTGTCGTATTCGCTCTCTTGACGCCATGGGAATGGGTGCAGTCCATCTTTTTGACGGATAGTCGACAAGCGGTCGCGACGACCAGTAAGAATTTTATGCGGGTATGCTTGGTGGCCAACATCCCAAACCAACTGGTCAAAAGGCGTGTTGTACACATAGTGCAGAGCAACTGTCAGCTCTACTGTACCTAAGCCTGACGCTAAGTGACCACTTGACTGGCTCACTGAGTTAAGAAGATAGGTACGTAATTCATCACAAAGCTGTGTCAGCGTCTCTTTTGGAAGTAGACGCAAATCCTCTGGCTTATCAGCCAAAGCAAGAGTTGGGTACTTTGATATATCAAGAGTCATAGGTAATGCGCGCTTATTGTCTTAGTTCTTGCGCTCGATGACGTATCGGGCGAACTCTTCGAGTAACTGGGTATTGTATGGGATTGCAGCCAAAGCTTGAAGCGCTTCCTGTAGCAGAGTTTGCGCTTTTTCTTGAGCGCCCTCTAAACCTAGCAAAGAAGGGTAGGTGCTTTTGTTCAATTCTTGGTCAGAACCCTGTGGCTTACCCAAAGTTTCAGTATCGCCAGTGATATCTAAAATATCATCTTGAACCTGGAATGCTAATCCAATGGCATCGGCGTACTTGTCTAATTGAGGCATCACTTCAAACGCTTTTTCACCAGCAGCGAGAGCACCTAAACGAATCGCACATTTCATTAGCGCGCCCGTTTTATTGCGGTGAACTTCTTCTAACTCTTCTAGCGTGACAGAGCGGTTTTCAGCTTCAATATCAAGTGCTTGTCCAATGCACATACCTTGTGCACCAGAGGCTTCAGCTAGGCGTTGAATCATTTGAACGCGATTGCTTTCACCGTCAGCACTTAATGTACCTTCCGCAAGTATAGTAAACGCGAGAGTTTGTAGTGCATCGCCAGTTAAAATTGCCGTTGCTTCATCGTATTTGATGTGACAAGTCTGATGGCCACGACGCAGTTCATCGTCGTCCATTGCTGGAAGGTCGTCGTGAATCAGAGAATAGGCATGAATACATTCGATTGCAGATGCTGGAGTGTCGAGCTCTTCAGCGGTGCAGCCGAGCATTTCCCCTGTAATGTAGACAAGAAATGGACGTGCGCGTTTACCGCCTAAAAGTAACCCATAACGCATCGCGTTGATCAGGTTCTGATTTTGGTGTGGCAGGCGATCAAGCCAAAGGTTCAGTTGCTCGTTATTACGTGCTTGATAAGACAATAAAGTCTCGATCATAGGGGATCTCATACAATTCGTTATTCTGGTTGTGGGTTAAAGTCACTAAGTTCTACGTTTTCATCATTTTGCAGTAGGATGCTAACACGCTGTTCAGCATCGTTTAGTTTGCTTTGACCGGCACGAGCGAGGGAGATGCCTCGTTCGAACTTTTTCAGCGCATCATCTAAAGCTAGATCACCATTTTCTAGTTGATCAACCAAGCCATCAAGCTCTTCGATTGCTGCTTCAAAGCTCATATTTTCAGGTTTCTTAGTAGCCATAATAAATCTGCGTTTGGAAAGATGAACGAACGTTACCCTAGGCCGTTGAGATGGTCAAATGTAACCAAGAAATTTTGCTAGAAAGTTCGTTTTTAAGGGGCTTGAACGCACTTTGCTTGAATAACCTTAGCTTTATCGAGTTTATGCGCTACGTATAAGAGCAAAGTAAGCCAATAGTTGGGATTCAAAAACGAAAAGTGTGATACTTAGGCCAAGAATTTACTAAAAGATCTTATAGTCTTGCCGATACAAAGATTATCGTCGACATAGAGCTACAAAAAAGCATGAGGAGTGCTCAGTGGATTTAGCAACCCTAATAGGTTTGATTGGTGGATTTGCCTTTGTAATTATGGCAATGATCCTAGGTGGAAGCCTCGGGATGTTCTATGACACGACATCCATTTTGATCGTAGTTGGTGGCTCAACCTTTGTTGTTCTAATGAAGTTCACCATGGGACAGTTCTTTGGTGCGACTAAAATCGCAGGCAAAGCTTTTATGTTTAAAGCGGACGAGCCTGAAGATCTTATCGCTAAGATTGTAGAAATGGCTGATGCGGCTCGTAAAGGTGGTTTCTTAGCTCTGGAAGAGATGGAAATCAGTAACAGCTTCATGCAAAAGGGTATCGATCTGTTGGTGGATGGCCATGATGGAGATGTAGTACGTGCGGCATTGCAAAAAGACATCGCGTTAACCACAGAGCGTCACGAGCAGGGCGCGAAAGTGTTCTCTGCATTTGGTGATGTTTCTCCTGCGATGGGCATGATTGGTACCTTGGTTGGTCTCGTTGCCATGCTTTCGAACATGGATGATCCAAAAGCGATCGGTCCTGCGATGGCGGTCGCTCTTTTGACTACCCTGTACGGTGCGATTCTTTCTAACATGGTGTTCTTCCCTATTGCTGACAAGCTTGCGCTACGTCGTGACCAAGAGACACTTAACCGTCGTCTGGTTATGGATGGTGTACTCGCGATTCAAGATGGTCAGAACCCACGAGTTATTGATGGTTACCTGAAGAGCTACCTAAATGAAGGTAAGCGTATGATTGATGGTGAACCTGCGTAAGAGGAGTTGAAGATGGATGAAGAGAATCCATGTAAATGTCCTCCTCCGGGGTTGCCTCAATGGATGGGGACATTTGCTGACTTGATGTCACTGCTGATGTGTTTCTTCGTACTGCTGCTCTCATTCTCTGAGATGGACGTACTGAAGTTCAAACAGATCGCTGGCTCGATGAAATTCGCGTTTGGTGTACAAAACCGCTTGGAAGTGAAAGACATTCCTAAAGGCACCAGCATCATTGCACAAGAGTTCCGTCCTGGTCGCCCAGAGCCGACACCGATTGATGTGATCATGCAGCAGACGATTGATATTACGCAGCAAACGCTTGAGTTTCATGAAGGTGAATCTGAGCGTGCTGGCGGTACCATGCGTGACCAAGGCAAGATGACCGGAGGCAAGTCGCCAGAGGTCTCGACTCACGACAATCAAAACTCTGAGTCAGACCAACAGCAACAACAAGCCGAGGCTCAATCGCAAGAGATGGAAACCTTGATGGAAAGCATCAAGAAGGCGTTGGAGCGAGAGATCGACCAAGGCGCGATTGAAGTTGAAAATCTTGGCCAACAGATTGTGATTCGAATTCGTGAGAAGGGTGCATTCCCATCGGGTTCTGCTTTCTTACAACCTAAGTTCCGACCTTTGGTGAGACAGGTCGCTGAGTTGGTGAAAGATGTTCCGGGTATCGTTCGAATCTCAGGGCACACCGATAATCAACGTCTTGATTCAGAGCTTTATCGCTCTAATTGGGACTTGTCATCACAGCGAGCAGTGTCTGTTGCTCAAGAGATGGAAAAGGTGCGTGGTTTCTCTCATCAACGCTTGAGAGTACGCGGCATGGCGGATACAGAGCCAGTCGAGCCGAACGATACTGAATGGCAACGTAGCCTCAACCGCCGCGTTGAAATCAGCATCATGCAGGGCGAGCCGCTTTACAGTGATGAAGTGCCTGTTATTAATGAATAGCCGATACGTGCACACGCGATAGCATCCAGATAACATCGAAAGCCCAACCTTATAATGAGGTTGGGCTTTTTGTTTGTTGGTCTTTCACCATGCTCTCTGCTGAATTTATGTTGTTTCGAAACCTGCTACTGTTAATAACAAGCGGTTTAATGAGGGTGTTACAGCAAGCACTCTTTTCCTTGCTTCACTTTCTCATGTATAATTCGCGCCCTTAGATTTAGATATGATCTATTCTTGCTTCAAGTGCTGTGTAAATTCTCTAATTTACTTGGCGATGAGCGTTTTCAAAATTTTGAACATTAATGTTGTGAAAGTACTATGAAATTTATTGTTAAGCCCCATCCGGAAATTTTTGTAAAAAGTGAATCGGTGCGTAAGCGCTTCACAAGGATTCTAGAGTGCAACATTCGTAACGTTATTCAACGTCGCTGTGAAAGTGTTGCGGTATTCAACCGTCGCGATCATATCGAAGTGACGTCTGAGAGTGACCAGTACTACGCAGAAGTGTTAGAGGCTCTGACTCACACTCCAGGTATTCACCACTCTCTTGAAGTACAACAGTCTGAATTCAAAGACTTGCACGATATTTACGAGCAAGTACTAGAACGCAGCCGTGCTGACATTGAAGGCAAGACTTTCTCTGTTCGTGCTAAGCGTCGTGGTAAGCATGACTTTACCTCTATTGAACTTGAACGCTACGTAGGCGGCGGTCTAAACCAAGCCGTTGAGTCAGCTAAAGTTCGACTTAAGAACCCTGATGTAACCGTTAAGGTTGAAGTGGCTAACGATAAGCTAAACCAAGTTCTAGCTCGTCACAAAGGCCTGGGTGGTTTCCCTCTTGGTACTCAAGAAGATCTACTGAGCTTGATCTCTGGCGGCTTTGATTCTGGTGTTTCAAGCTACTTGCACATCAAACGTGGCTCTAAGGTTCACTACTGTTTCTTCAACCTTGGTGGCCCAGCACACGAGATTGGCGTTAAGCAAGTAGCTCACTACCTATGGAATAAATACGGCTCATCTGCAAAGGTGAAGTTCATTTCTGTAGACTTCGAACCTGTGGTTGCTGAAATCCTTGAGAACGTAGAAGACGGCCAAATGGGCGTTGTTCTTAAGCGTATGTTCATGCGTGCTGGTGGTATGGTTGCAGAGCGCTTCGGTATTGAAGCTCTAGTAACGGGTGAAGCACTTGGTCAGGTTTCTAGCCAAACGCTAACTAACCTTCGCCACATCGACAACGTGACAGATACTTTGATTCTTCGTCCGCTTATCAACTGGGACAAAGAAGACATCATTGACCTTTCTCGTATCATCGGTACTGAAGACTTCGCTAAGGTAATGCCTGAGTACTGTGGTGTTATCTCTAAGAAACCAACAGTGAAAGCGAAGAAAGGCAAACTGGAAGCAGAAGAAGCTAAGTTTAACTTTGAAGTGCTGGATCAAGTGATCGAGAACGCTCGTGTTATGGATATCCGTGACATCGAGAAAGAGAGCCAAGAGCAAGCGCCTGAAGTTGAACAAGTTCAAGCTGTTGCTGAGCACGCTATCGTTCTTGATATCCGTAGCCCAGAAGAAGAAGACGAAAGCCCATTAGAGATCGAGGGTGTTGAAATTAAACACATCCCATTCTTCAAGCTTTCGACTCAGTTTGGCGACCTAGACCAAGCGAAAGAGTACTTGTTGTACTGTGACCGTGGTGTAATGAGCCGT
Coding sequences:
- the thiL gene encoding thiamine-phosphate kinase — its product is MSGEFNLIEKYFVNRQPQRKDVLLAAGDDCALVKAPGNVEIAISTDTLVAGTHFLAEANPAWVAHKALASNISDLAAMGATPAWVSFALTMPEIDEAWLAPFCDSFFKLADYFGIQLIGGDTTKGPLSLTLTVQGFVPEGRALRRDGAKVGDWIYVTGNLGDSKAGLEVLLNPEQNRAKPYAAELEERHYVSAPRVLAGQALVNLASSAIDISDGVIADLKHILKRSQVGASIDVSTLPISPELRQFAPDITSAQQYALTSGEEYELCFTVPEENKGSLESALSHTGTKVTCIGQIRPVEYFELHNNGEPLSWNLTGYDHFKVN
- the pgpA gene encoding phosphatidylglycerophosphatase A, whose translation is MTNPLSLISLKNPWHFLATGFGSGLSPIIPGTMGTLASIPLYLLLVQLPFPAYVAVVVVSCIIGIKICQVTSDDMGVHDHGSIVWDEFAGFWITMSLVPMLNIPADDWKWLLTGFVLFRFFDMVKPWPIGWLDARIHGGLGIMIDDIVAGIMAAISLYAVAHFAGWLV
- the dxs gene encoding 1-deoxy-D-xylulose-5-phosphate synthase, with protein sequence MTLDISKYPTLALADKPEDLRLLPKETLTQLCDELRTYLLNSVSQSSGHLASGLGTVELTVALHYVYNTPFDQLVWDVGHQAYPHKILTGRRDRLSTIRQKDGLHPFPWRQESEYDTLSVGHSSTSISAALGMAISAKKEGKNRKVVSVIGDGAITAGMAFEAMNHAGDIHNDMLVILNDNEMSISENVGALNNHLAQVLSGSLYTSIREGGKKVLSGVPPIKELVRRTEEHLKGMVVPGTMFEELGFNYIGPIDGHDVNELIKTLKNMRDLKGPQFLHIMTKKGKGYEPAEKDPIGYHGVPKFDPAHSSLPKSTSSKPTFSKIFGDFLCDMAAQDPKLMAITPAMREGSGMVRFSKEYPEQYFDVAIAEQHAVTLATGMAIAGDKPIVAIYSTFLQRGYDQLIHDVAIMDLPVMFAIDRAGLVGADGQTHQGAFDLSFMRCIPNMVIMAPSDENECRQMLYTGHQHTGPSAVRYPRGNGMGTEIQSEFTALEIGKGRIVRESEKAKDGSKVAILSFGTFLESALQAADAIDATVADMRFVKPLDEALIKQLAADHDVLVTIEENAIAGGAGAGVIEFLMQEKLLMPVLNLGLPDKFIAQGTQGELHEELGLDAKGIEKSVSDYLAK
- the ispA gene encoding (2E,6E)-farnesyl diphosphate synthase, which gives rise to MIETLLSYQARNNEQLNLWLDRLPHQNQNLINAMRYGLLLGGKRARPFLVYITGEMLGCTAEELDTPASAIECIHAYSLIHDDLPAMDDDELRRGHQTCHIKYDEATAILTGDALQTLAFTILAEGTLSADGESNRVQMIQRLAEASGAQGMCIGQALDIEAENRSVTLEELEEVHRNKTGALMKCAIRLGALAAGEKAFEVMPQLDKYADAIGLAFQVQDDILDITGDTETLGKPQGSDQELNKSTYPSLLGLEGAQEKAQTLLQEALQALAAIPYNTQLLEEFARYVIERKN
- the xseB gene encoding exodeoxyribonuclease VII small subunit, with the translated sequence MATKKPENMSFEAAIEELDGLVDQLENGDLALDDALKKFERGISLARAGQSKLNDAEQRVSILLQNDENVELSDFNPQPE
- the pomA gene encoding flagellar motor protein PomA: MDLATLIGLIGGFAFVIMAMILGGSLGMFYDTTSILIVVGGSTFVVLMKFTMGQFFGATKIAGKAFMFKADEPEDLIAKIVEMADAARKGGFLALEEMEISNSFMQKGIDLLVDGHDGDVVRAALQKDIALTTERHEQGAKVFSAFGDVSPAMGMIGTLVGLVAMLSNMDDPKAIGPAMAVALLTTLYGAILSNMVFFPIADKLALRRDQETLNRRLVMDGVLAIQDGQNPRVIDGYLKSYLNEGKRMIDGEPA
- a CDS encoding flagellar motor protein MotB, encoding MDEENPCKCPPPGLPQWMGTFADLMSLLMCFFVLLLSFSEMDVLKFKQIAGSMKFAFGVQNRLEVKDIPKGTSIIAQEFRPGRPEPTPIDVIMQQTIDITQQTLEFHEGESERAGGTMRDQGKMTGGKSPEVSTHDNQNSESDQQQQQAEAQSQEMETLMESIKKALEREIDQGAIEVENLGQQIVIRIREKGAFPSGSAFLQPKFRPLVRQVAELVKDVPGIVRISGHTDNQRLDSELYRSNWDLSSQRAVSVAQEMEKVRGFSHQRLRVRGMADTEPVEPNDTEWQRSLNRRVEISIMQGEPLYSDEVPVINE
- the thiI gene encoding tRNA uracil 4-sulfurtransferase ThiI; the encoded protein is MKFIVKPHPEIFVKSESVRKRFTRILECNIRNVIQRRCESVAVFNRRDHIEVTSESDQYYAEVLEALTHTPGIHHSLEVQQSEFKDLHDIYEQVLERSRADIEGKTFSVRAKRRGKHDFTSIELERYVGGGLNQAVESAKVRLKNPDVTVKVEVANDKLNQVLARHKGLGGFPLGTQEDLLSLISGGFDSGVSSYLHIKRGSKVHYCFFNLGGPAHEIGVKQVAHYLWNKYGSSAKVKFISVDFEPVVAEILENVEDGQMGVVLKRMFMRAGGMVAERFGIEALVTGEALGQVSSQTLTNLRHIDNVTDTLILRPLINWDKEDIIDLSRIIGTEDFAKVMPEYCGVISKKPTVKAKKGKLEAEEAKFNFEVLDQVIENARVMDIRDIEKESQEQAPEVEQVQAVAEHAIVLDIRSPEEEDESPLEIEGVEIKHIPFFKLSTQFGDLDQAKEYLLYCDRGVMSRLQALYLQEQGFHNVKVYRP